A single window of Oerskovia paurometabola DNA harbors:
- a CDS encoding MFS transporter — protein MTAPGAGQGAAASTGGAPSGGSATLMLALATIGFAVNFWAWALISPLGGAYSAALGLTAVQQSVLVAVPVIVGSLGRIPVGALTDRFGARIMFPLVSAATIVPVLFIGFVADSFPLLILGGFFLGLGGTAFAVGVPFVNAWYPPARRGTALGIFGIGMGGTAISAFTTVRITDAYGKSAPFVLVACVLAVYAVVSWLLVRDAPGRAAAAHGHFLARTWATFRLPATLQLSWLYAVGFGGFVAFSVYLPTFLVNAYDLTAADAAARTAGFVVLAVACRPIGGTLSDRFGGIPVSVACFALVTVLAAVVAFQPDLVPLGTIAFLGLAVGLGASSGATFELVAKVAPQDKVGAVTGLVGAAGGLGGFIPPLIMGAVYQLNGDYGLGFAALSVTALLTLLFTLGPVRRGTRG, from the coding sequence GTGACGGCTCCCGGCGCCGGGCAGGGCGCCGCCGCCTCGACCGGCGGCGCGCCGTCGGGCGGGTCCGCGACGCTCATGCTGGCCCTCGCGACGATCGGGTTCGCGGTGAACTTCTGGGCGTGGGCGCTCATCAGCCCGCTCGGTGGTGCGTACAGCGCGGCGCTCGGCCTGACGGCGGTCCAGCAGTCGGTGCTCGTCGCGGTACCCGTCATCGTGGGTTCGCTGGGGCGCATCCCGGTCGGCGCGCTCACGGACCGCTTCGGGGCGCGCATCATGTTCCCGCTGGTCAGCGCGGCGACGATCGTCCCGGTGCTGTTCATCGGCTTCGTCGCCGACAGCTTTCCGCTGCTCATCCTGGGCGGGTTCTTCCTGGGGCTGGGCGGGACGGCGTTCGCGGTCGGAGTGCCCTTCGTCAACGCCTGGTACCCCCCGGCTCGGCGCGGCACGGCGCTGGGGATCTTCGGGATAGGGATGGGCGGCACCGCGATCTCGGCGTTCACGACGGTGCGGATCACCGACGCGTACGGCAAGAGCGCACCGTTCGTGCTCGTGGCGTGCGTCCTGGCGGTGTACGCGGTCGTGTCGTGGCTCCTCGTGCGCGACGCCCCGGGCCGGGCGGCGGCTGCGCACGGGCACTTCCTGGCGCGCACGTGGGCCACGTTCAGGCTCCCGGCGACGCTCCAGCTCTCGTGGCTGTACGCCGTGGGGTTCGGCGGGTTCGTGGCGTTCAGCGTGTACCTGCCGACGTTCCTGGTGAACGCCTACGACCTGACAGCCGCCGACGCCGCCGCGCGGACGGCCGGGTTCGTGGTGCTCGCGGTCGCGTGCCGCCCGATCGGCGGGACGCTCTCGGACCGGTTCGGCGGGATCCCGGTGTCGGTCGCGTGCTTCGCGCTCGTCACGGTCCTGGCCGCGGTCGTCGCGTTCCAGCCGGATCTCGTCCCCCTGGGGACCATCGCGTTCCTGGGCCTCGCGGTCGGGCTCGGCGCGTCGTCGGGCGCGACGTTCGAGCTCGTGGCCAAGGTCGCCCCGCAGGACAAGGTCGGCGCTGTCACAGGGCTCGTGGGGGCCGCGGGCGGGCTGGGCGGGTTCATCCCGCCGCTCATCATGGGCGCGGTGTACCAGCTCAACGGGGACTACGGCCTGGGCTTCGCGGCCCTGTCGGTGACGGCCCTGCTCACGCTGCTGTTCACGCTGGGGCCGGTGCGGCGCGGGACGCGGGGCTGA
- a CDS encoding methyltransferase domain-containing protein, translated as MADWNPESYLHYADERSRPFVELLARVPGTPRTVVDLGCGPGHLAEALRHRWPGTDVLGVDSSPAMIERARRDDPGGRYVLADLRTFEPPAPVDLVVSNATLQWVPGHRALLPRLTSMVAAGGSFAFSVPGNHDAPSHVTLREVAGRDRYREATGSAARPGGFDAEQYLGDLARPGWRVDAWETTYVHVLHGEDPVYAWIAATGARPVLDALPEVLRPSFVADLQEALRAAYPAHPYGTPLAFRRVFAVATRV; from the coding sequence GTGGCGGACTGGAACCCGGAGAGCTACCTGCACTACGCCGACGAGCGTTCGCGGCCCTTCGTCGAGCTCCTGGCCCGCGTGCCGGGTACGCCTCGCACAGTGGTCGACCTCGGCTGCGGACCCGGTCACCTGGCCGAGGCCCTGCGCCACCGGTGGCCGGGCACCGACGTCCTGGGGGTCGACTCGTCGCCCGCGATGATCGAGCGGGCCCGACGCGACGACCCGGGCGGGCGGTACGTGCTCGCCGACCTGCGCACGTTCGAGCCCCCGGCCCCCGTCGACCTCGTCGTGAGCAACGCGACGCTCCAGTGGGTCCCTGGCCACCGCGCCCTCCTGCCACGCCTGACGTCGATGGTCGCCGCCGGCGGGTCGTTCGCGTTCTCCGTCCCGGGCAACCACGACGCCCCGAGCCACGTGACGCTGCGCGAGGTCGCCGGACGCGATCGGTACCGGGAGGCGACCGGCTCGGCCGCCCGTCCGGGCGGTTTCGACGCCGAGCAGTACCTCGGCGACCTGGCCCGGCCCGGCTGGCGGGTCGACGCCTGGGAGACCACCTACGTGCACGTCCTCCATGGCGAGGACCCGGTCTACGCCTGGATCGCGGCGACAGGCGCCCGCCCGGTGCTCGATGCCCTGCCCGAGGTCCTGCGCCCGTCCTTCGTCGCCGACCTCCAGGAGGCGCTGCGCGCGGCGTACCCCGCGCACCCCTACGGGACGCCGCTCGCCTTCCGGCGGGTCTTCGCGGTCGCGACACGAGTCTGA